A genomic segment from Branchiostoma floridae strain S238N-H82 chromosome 7, Bfl_VNyyK, whole genome shotgun sequence encodes:
- the LOC118419554 gene encoding uncharacterized protein LOC118419554: MGGSGSKEVEVEYVNKYKDVTKDKIREAAEQKRREYEKQEREKDERLRQLQEEADTKRVKLLDYGFGDVHGPRHFAKVDISDMKEGGLRIGLFGPTGSGKSSFINTCERALDPTLRKGTADIQTGGGEGTIALQEFLDHLNNDFRLVDTRGFFQHGANEFTALTNIVFGKIKPGQEIKFETNADNADSEEYFPNWLHAIIIVLSADDPRLQDGNTHRNNLNTVREFMRPRGIAPITVITHHDMISESEEEDVLAKASAATGSARDHTFFITNYHVDKKERDYSIDIEAMKVMRSALSVAERYVKIYKQQEHYKREGRAKRNQLATGPQETVEDFFHRLSSKKHIPLERVQPIIDKLKKEDITTSQSLRDNWGEIQGKLSLSERMKGHIEKELADTFSEVNI, encoded by the exons ATGGGAGGTTCA GGAAGCAAGGAGGTAGAGGTAGAGTATGTCAACAAGTACAAGGACGTCACAAAGGACAAGATCAGAGAGGCTGCGGAACAGAAGAGAAGAGAGTACGAGAAGCAGGAAAGGGAGAAAGATGAGCGCCTCAGACAGCTGCAAGAGGAAGCAGATACCAAGAGGGTCAAGCTACTCGATTATGGCTTCGGGGATGTCCACGGGCCACGCCACTTCGCCAAAGTCGACATCAGTGACATGAAGGAAGGGGGCCTGAGGATCGGACTGTTCGGGCCCACTGGTTCGGGAAAAAGCAGTTTCATCAACACGTGCGAGAGGGCCCTGGACCCGACACTTCGCAAAG GTACTGCTGATATCCAAACTGGCGGTGGGGAGGGCACCATCGCCCTGCAAGAGTTCCTGGACCACCTCAATAATGACTTCCGTCTTGTCGACACTCGAGGTTTCTTCCAACACGGCGCTAACGAGTTTACAGCGCTGACTAACATCGTCTTTGGAAAGATCAAACCTGGCCAG GAGATCAAATTTGAAACGAATGCGGACAACGCAGACTCGGAGGAGTACTTCCCCAACTGGCTCCACGCTATCATCATAGTCCTGTCGGCGGACGACCCTCGCCTACAAGACGGCAACACTCACCGGAACAACTTAAACACCGTGCGTGAGTTCATGCGACCGAGAG GAATAGCTCCGATTACGGTCATCACTCACCACGACATGATTAGCGAAAGTGAAGAAGAGGATGTCTTGGCCAAAGCGTCCGCGGCAACCGGCAGTGCCCGTGACCACACCTTCTTTATTACCAACTACCACGTCGACAAGAAGGAAAGAG ATTACAGCATCGACATCGAAGCCATGAAAGTCATGAGGTCTGCACTAAGCGTCGCTGAGCGCTACGTCAAGATCTACAAGCAACAAGAACACTACAAGAGGGAGGGTAGAGCGAAACGGAATCAGCTGGCGACAG GGCCCCAGGAGACCGTGGAAGACTTCTTTCACCGACTTTCGTCCAAGAAGCACATCCCG CTTGAGCGAGTGCAGCCCATCATTgacaagctgaagaaagaggACATCACCACGTCCCAGTCCCTCCGTGACAACTGGGGAGAAATCCAGGGGAAACTGTCACTGAGCGAGCGGATGAAGGGCCACATCGAGAAGGAACTAGCTGACACGTTCAGCGAAGTGAATATTTAG